The sequence ATTTTATGAAAATTTTAAGCCTGATATTATATTATTGGATATAATGTTGCCCATAAGAGATGGATTTGAGGTTGCCGAGGCAATTAGAGATTACGACAATGATATTGGAATAATAATGATCACAGCCAGAGGGGAGTTAGAAAGTAAAGTTAAAGGTTTAAAAAATGCTGATGATTATGTGGTTAAACCTTTTGAAATAGAAGAAATATTGGCAAGAATAGAGGCTTTATTAAAAAGAATGGGCAAAACTAAAGAATTGATAAAAGTTGGAGACATAGAGATTTACCCTCAAAACATGGAAGTTCTTGTGAATAAAAAAAATGTTCACTTGAGTCTTACGGAATTTAACATACTCAAGCTATTGGCTCTCAATAAAAATATAGTTGTCTCAAAAGAAAAAATTTTGGAAGAGATTTGGGGATACTACGATGAAGAAAACAACAACTTAGTTGAAGTATACATCAATTATTTAAGAAAAAAATTGAAAAATTCTGCGCAAAATATAGAAACTGTGAGAGGTGTTGGCTACGTTATTAGGGAGAAAAAAAGTAAAACATAGTGCGATTTTTAGGCAAACAATTGTTTTCACAGCTATTACTATGAGTATCGTATTGGCGATTGTTGGCCTAGTGAGGATCGTTTTTGTACAATTCACACTTCAAAGTTACAACGACATGTATATAGCACAATTGAATGTAAGTGGATTGAACAGAGAAAATGCCAAAAATCCTCAAGATCCTATAGAATTACTTTACCAAATTATGCAGGATTCAAGTGTATTGAGAAGAAGTTTATTATCAAACAGGATAGTCATTTTGGATGGACAATTGATTTCAGACCCATATGGTTTGATAAAGGAAAATTTTAAAATTCCTAGGTTACCGTATCTTTATGAATCTGATGGTATGTACTACATCTTTGCAGGTGTCCCAATATTTGGTTCATCCCTTTTAATTGTCGGTGGACCATCTCTTGAACTAACAGCGCTTTTGAAAAACTTTGAAAAAGCAGTTTTTGTAATAATAACGGCTGGTTTTTTTATATCGTTATTAGTATCGTATTTTTTAGCTAAAAGCACACTTAAACCTGTAGTCAAAATGGCAGAACAAATATCTGAAATAGATGCCGATACCATTGATAAAAGGATATCCGAACAAAAATCCCAGGAATTTGATATCTTCGCACAAAAATTGAACTCAATGTTGGACAGAATCGAAAATGCTTTTGAAATACAAAATCAATTCGTTTCAGATGTTTCCCATGAGTTGAGAACACCTTTAACTTCTATAAATGGTTACATTAAAATGCTGAAAAGATGGGGGAAAAACGATCCCAAAATTATGGAAGAATCGCTGAACAGTATAGAAGCATCAAACGAATATTTAAGGGATCTAGTTGAAAAACTTTTGCTTCTAACTAAGAACGATTATCAAATCAAAAAAGAAAGTATAGATGTTAAAAATGTAATAGAAGAAACTTTGAATCTTTTTAAATTAGAGTTGAGTGAATTCAAAATAGATATACAGGGAGAAACTTTCACAGTAAACAGCTCTAATGAATACCTTTCTTTAATCCTCAAAATATTCATTGAAAATGCAATAAAATACTCATCAAATCAAAAAGAAATAATAATAAAATTAGACCCCGATCAAAAGAGTATAAGCATTCAAGACCATGGTATTGGTATAGAACCGACAAAATTAAAAAACATCTTCGAAAGGTTTTACAAAGTGGACCCTTCTCGAAGCGATAAAGGACATGGATTAGGATTATCAATAGCAAAAAAACTAGCTGATGCGTTAGATATTGAATTAAAAGCATATTCTGAATTAGACAAAGGTAGTACTTTTACGCTGATCTTTTTGAAGTAACTGTAAGGAGGAATATAACTTGATTTATTTTGACAACAATGCAACCACCCAAGTTGACAGCCAGGTTGCTGATTTGATTTTGAAATATATGGCAGAATACTACGCAAATCCCAGCTCTATTCATCAATTTGGCGTAAATATTGAAAATGATTTAGAAGAAGCAAGAGAGCAAATTTCCGAAGTGTTTAAAGTTTTACCCAAAGAGATATTTTTCACCTCATGTGCTACTGAATCAATAAATTGGGTTCTAAAAGGAGTTGCAGAAGCTAACAAAAATAGAGGCAAACATATTATAACCTCGACCATAGAACATTCTGCCGTTATTAACACACTCAAACAACTAGAAAGGAAAGATTTTGAAGTATCCTATATAAATGTGAATGATAAGGGAGTAATAGATTTAAATGAATTGTCAAAAAGCGTAAGAGAAGATACCATATTAGTTAGTTTAATGGCGGCAAACAATGAAGTCGGTACCTTGGAACCTATCCAAGATGCCTACAAAATAATAAAAGAAAAAAACGAAGAAACTTACTTCCATATTGATGCTGTACAAGCTATCGGTAAGATACCCTTTGATTTGTACAAATACAAATGTGATTTCGCTTCCTTTTCTGCCCATAAATTTCATGGCCCAAAAGGCGTAGGTATTTTTTACAAACGTAGAGGAACAAGAATATTTCCCTTCATAACAGGTGGTTCCCAAGAAAATGGGATGCGAGCAGGGACACAAAATGTACCAGGAATCATTGGCACGGCTTTAGCTTTGAAAAAATCGACCGAAAATCTTGATAAGATGAATTCAAATATAAAAAATATTAGGGATCATCTAGCCGACGAATTACTAAACATGGGAGCAAAAATAGTCACTCCCTTAGAAAATTCTGTTCCAAATACATTAGCTTTTTTCTTTCCTAATGTAAGAGGAGATATTATTGTAAACGCCCTCTCAGAAGAAGAAATTTATGTATCAACCACTTCAGCTTGTTCAAGTAAGATTAAATCTTTTAGTAGAGTTATGGAAAGTATGGGATACAAAAATGACGAGGCAAGTGGTATGATCCGAATTAGCTTATCTCACTTGAATAATGACGATGAGGCCGAATTATTCTTGATTAAGTTAAAAAATGTCTTGAATTTTTTGAATTATTAATTTTTTAATGTATAATAAACATAAAGGGGGCGAAATTATGAGAAGCATGACCGGTTATGGGAGAATAACAAAAAATATCGGTGATTATAGTTATAATATAGAAATAAAATCTCTCAACTCCAAAAATCTAAACATCAATACTTCAATCTCACCTTTATTTTCTCCGTTAGAATTACATATTCAAAATTTGGTAAAAAAGTACTTCAAAAGGGGAACCTTGAGAATTTCAATAGATATAAAATTATTGAAGACAGACAACATAATCGATGTTGACTTAGGGTTAGCTAAGGCTTATTACAATGCCCTCAACAATTTGATCAACGAATTACATTTAGCAGATGACGTTAATTTAGAAGATTTGTTAAAATTCAAAGATATAGTCAAAATTTCCATTGATGAAAAAACTATCGATGACATTTGGGAAGGCATGAAAGAAGTTTTAAAAGAAGTAATCGAAACAGTATTGAGGTACCAAAAGGAAGAAGGAAAAGATCTAAAAGACTTTCTTACTGGTTATTTGAATGAACTTGAAGATATTGTTATTAAAATAGAAGAAAACGCTCATCAAATGAAAGAAAAATACAGAGAGCAGTTAAAACATAACGTTAATACTTTGATCAGTAATATAGATAATATCGATGAAAATAGGTTAGAAATGGAAATAGTATTATTAGCAGAAAGAGCAGACATCAGCGAAGAATTAGACAGGCTAAAAAGCCACATTAAAAGATTTAACAATTTCTTGGAAAATGAAAATAATAACGACAGTATTGGGCAAGAACTAGATTTTATCTGTCAAGAAATGCATAGGGAATTTAACACCATCGCCTCCAAGTCAAAAATTTTAGATATAACTAACCTTTCCTTGGAAGGGAGAACTTTAGTTAATAAAATTCGAGAGCAAGTTCAAAATCTTCATTAAATTATTTATTGAATTATGGTAAATGATCAAAAATATCGTAAAGGAGTACGGATAGATTGTATATTAAAGATATTTGATGGAAGGATGGATCTAAGCTAAATATTTTTGCTGGTGGAGGTGCTCTTCATGTATGGATTGATCAACATAGGTTTTGGAAATATCGTTGTTGGTGATAGGGTTATAGCCATTGTTTCGCCTACTTCTCAACCCTTAAAAAGATTAAAAGAAATCGCAGAGCAACAAGGAAAGCTATTAGAGGTAAACCACGGAAGAAAAACTAGAGCATTTATAATAACCGACTCTGGCCATGTTATAGCCAGCGCAATCCAACCAGAAACGATTACCAACAGATTTTTGCAGAACTATTATGACATTGAAAAAGTTTTAGATAAAATACGCAAGGAAGTACTATAAAAATGGACGGATTGTTTTACATCGTTAGTGGACCATCAGGTGCAGGAAAATCTACATTGATAAAAAGTGCTTTAGACAAAATTATTGGTTTTTCTTTCTCTGTTTCCTATACCACAAGAGAAAAAAGACCTGGAGAAATTGACGGAAAAGATTATTTTTTTATCGATAAAAACACCTTTTTTAAAATGAAAGAAGATGGAGAATTTCTCGAGTGGGCTGAGGTTCATGGAAATTATTATGCCACATCCAAAAAATTTATTGAGGAAAAGTTAAAAGAAAGTCGAGGCCTTGTTTTAGATGTCGATGTTCAAGGAGCTCTAAACATTAAAAAAATTTATAAGAACGCTATCTACATTTTCATTTTACCTCCCTCCAATGAGGATCTGGAAAAAAGACTAAGAAAAAGAGGTACCGAATCACAAGATTCTTTGGAAATAAGGCTGAAAGATGCAGAATGGGAGATTTCTCATATGAAAGATTTCGATTACGTAATCGTAAATCAGGAGGTCGAAGAATCAACAAATCAATTGATTTCTGTTCTTGTGGCAGAACAACTAAAAAGAGAAAGATTTGATGATAAAACTCCGTTTTTTTTTAAAAAACAATTATGAATTTTTATATTAAGAGGTGAAATCACATGAATTTGGGAATAAATTACGATAGAATATTAAATAGAGCGAAGTATAAATATGTAATTCCTATTATTGCAGCTAAAAGGGCTGAAACTCTAAAAAACTTAGATGAACTGAAAGGGATTACTGAAAAAAAAGACTACGTAAGTATTGCCTTAAAAGAATTAGAAGAGGGTAAGATACAAGTTAAAAATTCAGCTTTATTAGATAGTTTAAGTAAATAGTCGACTACCCTCAAGGGTAGTAACTTGTAGGAAACTACGAATAAAAAGATAGTCGTGAACGGGGCAAAACTATTATCTCTTTTTCCTTAGACGGGAGCGGGGCGAAAGGGCGCTAAATCAATTTTTAGAACTTTTTAAAACATCCATTTTGGGAGGGTAAAATGTTAGACTTAAAATATATCAGAGAGAATCCACAAGAAATAAAAGAAGCTTTAATAAAAAGAAACAACGAAACTTCTATCATTGATGAAATTATCTCTCTCGATGAAGAGAGAAGAAAATTGTTGCAACAAATTGAAACTCTTAGAGCCCAAAGAAATCAAAATTCTAAATTAGTTGCTAAATTAAAAGCCCAAAAGAAAAATGATGAGGCTGAAGAAATAATTATCCAAGGGAAGGAACTCTCTGAACAAATAAAAAATCTAGAATCAGATTTAAAAAACATTGAAGACAATTTAAATTATAAATTATTATGTGTGCCTAATATTCCCGACAGCAGCGTACCCGTTGGAAAAGATGAGAACGAAAATCTCGAAGTGAGAAGATGGGGGAAACCACGAGAATTTGATTTCGACCCAAAAGCCCATTGGGATTTAGGCACTGAATTAGACCTCTTAGATTTTGACAGAGCAGCTAAACTAAGCGGATCTCGATTCACCATCTTAAAAGGTGACATAGCCCGTTTAGAGTTAGCCTTAATCAACTTTATGATCGACTTACATACCAAAGATCACGGTTACACCTTTATACTACCTCCACATCTAGTTACAAAAGAAACTATAACCTCATCAGGTCAACTACCGAAATTCGAAGATGATTTATATAAAACTTCGTTGGATCAAATGTACCTTATTTCTACTGCAGAAGTTTCTTTGGCAGCTTTACATAGAAACGAAACCTTAGAATTAAATTCCCTGCCTTTAAAATATGTTGCTTATACACCCTGTTATAGGAGAGAAGCCGGTAGTTATGGAAAAGATGTAAGAGGAATGATCAGGCAACACCAATTTGATAAAGTAGAATTATTTTGGTATACAACCCCCGAAGAATCCTCTCAAGCACTAGAAGAATTAACAAGTCACGCAGAAAAGGTGTTGCAACTGTTGAATTTACCATACAGAGTGGTTGCACTATGCACTGGAGATTTAGGTTTTGCAGCTTCCAAAACTTATGACTTGGAAGTATGGTTACCTAGCTATAATGATTATAAAGAAATATCATCATGTTCAAATACAAAAGATTTTCAAGGAAGAAGAGGAAACATAAGGTACAGGAACAAAGAAAACAAGCTAAATTTTGTTCACACACTAAATGGTTCAGGATTAGCGGTTGGAAGAACTTTAGTAGCTATAATGGAAAATTATCAAACAGCCAATGGCAAGATAGAAATCCCTGAAAAACTCATACCTTACATGGGGAAAGAGTTCATAGGTTGATTATAAATGCCAAATACATTTTACGGGAAAAAAGTAAATGAAGAAATTATTCTAAACGAAGAAGAAACTGCACACTTAAAAATAACAAAAAAAGTCGAAGGGGAAGTAATAAAAGTAATAACGGGAGATGGCTTATTATACACTGCAACAATTGTAAAAATAGGTAAAAAAGAAACGATCCTTGAAATTATAGATAAGGAAAAACCACAAGAAGATTACAAACCACATGTATCAGTATATTTAGGCATGAGTAAATGGGATAGAATGCACTTACTGTTAGAAAAAATGGTTGAATTAAGGGCGAATACTTTTTATCTTTACAGAGGGGAAAAATCGGATATAAATTATAAAAATTTGAACAAGTTTCAAAGGGTCATAATAGAAACATCCAAACAAACTGTTTTTGCCAATATCCCTCAAATTAATTTTGTAAAATTCAAGGAAATTCCTAAGAAAGACACTATAGTAATGGACTTAGATGGAAAAAATGACAACGTAGGAAAAGTCTTAAAAGAGTTAAAAGGTAGCCAAAGAATAAACTTAGTTGTTGGTCCAGAGTATGGATTTTCAAAAAGAGAAAAAAACTTTTTTTCTACAAACGAATTCAAAATTGTCAATTTGGGTAAAAGTATCTTCCGTTTTGAAACTTCTGCTATATATGCAATGAGTATTATAAACTATGAATACAACAGACTATTTATTTAATGGGGGGTATTTAAAATGCCAGAATGGCTTCAAACAACTATTAATTATCTAATAAGAATCGGTATTAGCATTGCAATCCTCTTTATCGCTAGGTACTTAGCAAAACTTATATATAAAATCGTAATAAACACAGCAGAAAAAAGTGGAAGAGTAACGCTTCAATACAGAAAATCTCTAATGACGATATTGAACATAGCTATGTATACCTTAGGTGGTTTTATCATTATTTCTGTAATTTTTACTAACCTTAGCGCATTTCTTGCTGGATTAGGAATAGGTGGTATAATAGTCGCTTTTGCAGTACAAGAACCTCTTGGTAACTTAATCTGTGGATTTTTAATAATGTTGAATCATCTAGTAGTAGATGGTGAAGGTGTAGAAATAAATGGAATATCTGGATCAGTAGAAGAGATAAACGTGAACCATGTGGTCATAAGAACATGGGATGGGAGAAGAGTTCATCTTCCCAGTAGAGAAGTTTGGTCAAGCAAGATCATTCATTATTGGCCCTCCAACATAAGAAGAAACGAGGTAAAAGTTGGAGTATCTTATTCATCCGATTTGAACAAGGTGATAAATGTAATAGATGAAGCAGTACGATCAGCCGAATTAGTGCATATAGATGATGACCATCAACCAATGATCCTTTTCGATGGATATGCCGATTCCTCTATAAATTTCGTTGTAAGGTTCTGGGCAAAACAAGAAAATTTCCTCGCTTCGTCGATGGATGTAGCAAAATCAATTAAACAAAAATTCGAAGAAAATAAAGTCGAAATACCTTTCAACCAATTAGACCTCCACATAAAAGATGTCCCCACTGAAATAACC is a genomic window of Petrotoga mexicana DSM 14811 containing:
- a CDS encoding response regulator transcription factor codes for the protein MFRILVVEDDRSISRLLELELTHAGYNVKIAKDGDEALKFYENFKPDIILLDIMLPIRDGFEVAEAIRDYDNDIGIIMITARGELESKVKGLKNADDYVVKPFEIEEILARIEALLKRMGKTKELIKVGDIEIYPQNMEVLVNKKNVHLSLTEFNILKLLALNKNIVVSKEKILEEIWGYYDEENNNLVEVYINYLRKKLKNSAQNIETVRGVGYVIREKKSKT
- a CDS encoding sensor histidine kinase, encoding MATLLGRKKVKHSAIFRQTIVFTAITMSIVLAIVGLVRIVFVQFTLQSYNDMYIAQLNVSGLNRENAKNPQDPIELLYQIMQDSSVLRRSLLSNRIVILDGQLISDPYGLIKENFKIPRLPYLYESDGMYYIFAGVPIFGSSLLIVGGPSLELTALLKNFEKAVFVIITAGFFISLLVSYFLAKSTLKPVVKMAEQISEIDADTIDKRISEQKSQEFDIFAQKLNSMLDRIENAFEIQNQFVSDVSHELRTPLTSINGYIKMLKRWGKNDPKIMEESLNSIEASNEYLRDLVEKLLLLTKNDYQIKKESIDVKNVIEETLNLFKLELSEFKIDIQGETFTVNSSNEYLSLILKIFIENAIKYSSNQKEIIIKLDPDQKSISIQDHGIGIEPTKLKNIFERFYKVDPSRSDKGHGLGLSIAKKLADALDIELKAYSELDKGSTFTLIFLK
- a CDS encoding cysteine desulfurase family protein encodes the protein MIYFDNNATTQVDSQVADLILKYMAEYYANPSSIHQFGVNIENDLEEAREQISEVFKVLPKEIFFTSCATESINWVLKGVAEANKNRGKHIITSTIEHSAVINTLKQLERKDFEVSYINVNDKGVIDLNELSKSVREDTILVSLMAANNEVGTLEPIQDAYKIIKEKNEETYFHIDAVQAIGKIPFDLYKYKCDFASFSAHKFHGPKGVGIFYKRRGTRIFPFITGGSQENGMRAGTQNVPGIIGTALALKKSTENLDKMNSNIKNIRDHLADELLNMGAKIVTPLENSVPNTLAFFFPNVRGDIIVNALSEEEIYVSTTSACSSKIKSFSRVMESMGYKNDEASGMIRISLSHLNNDDEAELFLIKLKNVLNFLNY
- a CDS encoding YicC/YloC family endoribonuclease, encoding MRSMTGYGRITKNIGDYSYNIEIKSLNSKNLNINTSISPLFSPLELHIQNLVKKYFKRGTLRISIDIKLLKTDNIIDVDLGLAKAYYNALNNLINELHLADDVNLEDLLKFKDIVKISIDEKTIDDIWEGMKEVLKEVIETVLRYQKEEGKDLKDFLTGYLNELEDIVIKIEENAHQMKEKYREQLKHNVNTLISNIDNIDENRLEMEIVLLAERADISEELDRLKSHIKRFNNFLENENNNDSIGQELDFICQEMHREFNTIASKSKILDITNLSLEGRTLVNKIREQVQNLH
- a CDS encoding DUF370 domain-containing protein; the protein is MYGLINIGFGNIVVGDRVIAIVSPTSQPLKRLKEIAEQQGKLLEVNHGRKTRAFIITDSGHVIASAIQPETITNRFLQNYYDIEKVLDKIRKEVL
- the gmk gene encoding guanylate kinase, producing MDGLFYIVSGPSGAGKSTLIKSALDKIIGFSFSVSYTTREKRPGEIDGKDYFFIDKNTFFKMKEDGEFLEWAEVHGNYYATSKKFIEEKLKESRGLVLDVDVQGALNIKKIYKNAIYIFILPPSNEDLEKRLRKRGTESQDSLEIRLKDAEWEISHMKDFDYVIVNQEVEESTNQLISVLVAEQLKRERFDDKTPFFFKKQL
- a CDS encoding DNA-directed RNA polymerase subunit omega; the encoded protein is MNLGINYDRILNRAKYKYVIPIIAAKRAETLKNLDELKGITEKKDYVSIALKELEEGKIQVKNSALLDSLSK
- the serS gene encoding serine--tRNA ligase — protein: MLDLKYIRENPQEIKEALIKRNNETSIIDEIISLDEERRKLLQQIETLRAQRNQNSKLVAKLKAQKKNDEAEEIIIQGKELSEQIKNLESDLKNIEDNLNYKLLCVPNIPDSSVPVGKDENENLEVRRWGKPREFDFDPKAHWDLGTELDLLDFDRAAKLSGSRFTILKGDIARLELALINFMIDLHTKDHGYTFILPPHLVTKETITSSGQLPKFEDDLYKTSLDQMYLISTAEVSLAALHRNETLELNSLPLKYVAYTPCYRREAGSYGKDVRGMIRQHQFDKVELFWYTTPEESSQALEELTSHAEKVLQLLNLPYRVVALCTGDLGFAASKTYDLEVWLPSYNDYKEISSCSNTKDFQGRRGNIRYRNKENKLNFVHTLNGSGLAVGRTLVAIMENYQTANGKIEIPEKLIPYMGKEFIG
- a CDS encoding 16S rRNA (uracil(1498)-N(3))-methyltransferase, which codes for MPNTFYGKKVNEEIILNEEETAHLKITKKVEGEVIKVITGDGLLYTATIVKIGKKETILEIIDKEKPQEDYKPHVSVYLGMSKWDRMHLLLEKMVELRANTFYLYRGEKSDINYKNLNKFQRVIIETSKQTVFANIPQINFVKFKEIPKKDTIVMDLDGKNDNVGKVLKELKGSQRINLVVGPEYGFSKREKNFFSTNEFKIVNLGKSIFRFETSAIYAMSIINYEYNRLFI
- a CDS encoding mechanosensitive ion channel family protein, with protein sequence MPEWLQTTINYLIRIGISIAILFIARYLAKLIYKIVINTAEKSGRVTLQYRKSLMTILNIAMYTLGGFIIISVIFTNLSAFLAGLGIGGIIVAFAVQEPLGNLICGFLIMLNHLVVDGEGVEINGISGSVEEINVNHVVIRTWDGRRVHLPSREVWSSKIIHYWPSNIRRNEVKVGVSYSSDLNKVINVIDEAVRSAELVHIDDDHQPMILFDGYADSSINFVVRFWAKQENFLASSMDVAKSIKQKFEENKVEIPFNQLDLHIKDVPTEITQNKEKI